A genomic stretch from Numida meleagris isolate 19003 breed g44 Domestic line chromosome 2, NumMel1.0, whole genome shotgun sequence includes:
- the DBF4 gene encoding protein DBF4 homolog A isoform X4, with protein MKPSAAEAADKGARPREMQAKTEKTKSSLKNVKKEVGKPEKLKYKPLTGKVFYLDIPSNVISEKIGKDLKELGGRVESFLSKDISYLVSSKKEAKFAPTLSQISPVPSPESVCNGGNSSPQPSNRKDRQDGSSFKAVDAVRLSRGKSLAEKAIREQELIPSGSILSNALSWGVKILHVDDVKHYIEQKKKELYLIKSTGSSFKDVGKQVTTQKSKTGRLKNPFVKVEDRSRFYRPFYLQLPSFPVLNYCVPKPGSPFEVDKKHPSGQKQTQSKQSQQVKVRTVIFLRRKSRTKINSDKDCRIPVQLHQKDKKRRGYCECCGKKYEDLQTHLESEQHQNFAQSAQYQVVDDIISKFVYEFVEYRDDEKKVKRIKCSTGYFSPIVGKITRPDELKERLKKQRISLKTYSWKDTAMQALRLDRQPAEVQPNSVLVPTPISASFCSILYCHLSQPPGVRSKLRNHGENTRTDCFCATNLGQSVISSNFIQPLPQKDGKSYMENLSQDYEPFRKEILEQEENKKDLQCFQEGVCTLYSHTQVTDFSEKDKNLAQPKRKLNHAGVLPAKCLKKTDANPTFVEKHRDLCDNHQQMQHNVVLEAEVSEPAINKELNELAADTAHCSPSGKLHRKVKLCLGRNSRENRKQNIELCVKYADGLAVPREKRACSSPVQALLELFQTSEIKSEFGGFSVYTDHEDSTGTEDVWEGQNTNVICSLFSSSSSSPFVGF; from the exons ATGAAACCCAGCGCCGCAGAGGCCGCCGACAAAGGAGCGCGTCCCC GTGAAATgcaagcaaaaacagaaaagacaaaatcttctctgaagaatgtgaaaaaagaagtaggaaaaccagagaaactgaaatataaacCACTCACTGGGAAGGTGTTTTACCTCGATATTCCATCAAATGTGATCTCTGAAAAAATAGGGAAGGATCTTAAAGAACTAGGAGGC agAGTGGAGAGTTTTCTTAGTAAAGATATCAGCTATCTGGTGTCCAGTAAAAAGGAGGCAAAATTTGCACCAACTCTTAGTCAAATTTCTCCAGTTCCTAGCCCAGAATCTGTATGTAATGGAGGAAATAGTTCACCTCAACCCAGCAACCGAAAAGATCGACAGGATGGAAGCTCATTTAAGGCAGTGGATGCA GTACGTTTGAGCAGAGGAAAATCCTTAGCTGAAAAAGCAATCAGAGAGCAG gaattAATCCCCTCTGGTAGCATACTGTCCAATGCTTTGAGCTGGGGAGTGAAAATACTTCATGTTGATG ATGTTAAACATTACAttgaacaaaagaagaaagagctcTACCTAATCAAAAGCACAGGCAGTTCTTTTAAAGATGTG ggAAAACAAGTTACTACTCAAAAGTCAAAAA CAGGTAGACTGAAAAATCCATTTGTGAAGGTGGAAGATAGAAGTCG CTTCTACCGACCATTTTATCTACAGTTACCTAGTTTTCCTGTTCTCAACTACTGTGTTCCAAAACCTGGTAGTCCATTTGAGGTGGATAAGAAGCATCCTTCTGGTCAAAAACAAACTCAGTCTAAGCAAAG cCAGCAGGTAAAGGTGAGGactgtcatttttttaagaaggaaaag CAGAACCAAAATAAATAGTGACAAGGACTGTAGAATTCCTGTTCAGCTCCAtcagaaggacaaaaaaaggagaggatATTGTGAATGTTGTGGGAAGAAATATGAAGATCTACAAACT CATCTTGAAAGTGAACAGCACCAAAACTTTGCACAAAGCGCCCAGTATCAAGTTGTTGATGATATAATCTCCAAGTTTGTTTATGAGTTTGTTGAATACAGGgatgatgaaaaaaaagtgaaaag GATAAAATGTAGTACAGGATATTTTTCTCCTATTGTTGGAAAGATAACTAGACCAGATGAGCTGAAAGAACGACTGAAAAAGCAACGCATTTCATTGAAAACTTACTCGTGGAAAGATACTGCAATGCAGGCACTCAGACTGGATCGTCAGCCTGCAGAAGTACAACCAAATTCTGTGCTGGTGCCTACCcctatttctgcatctttttgttCAATTCTTTACTGTCATCTGTCTCAACCTCCAGGAGTAAGAAGTAAACTCAGAAATCATGGCGAAAATACTAGAACTGATTGCTTCTGTGCCACAAACCTAGGACAGTCTGTAATATCATCCAATTTCATACAACCACTTCCTCAGAAAGATGGTAAATCATATATGGAGAACTTGTCTCAAGATTATGAgccattcagaaaagaaatacttgaacaagaagaaaataaaaaggatttacAGTGTTTTCAGGAAGGCGTGTGTACTTTATATTCTCATACTCAAGTTacagatttcagtgaaaaagacaaaaacttaGCACAGCCTAAACGAAAATTAAATCATGCAGGAGTTCTACCagcaaaatgtttgaaaaaaacagatgcCAATCCTACGTTTGTCGAGAAACATCGTGATTTATGTGATAATCATCAACAGATGCAGCACAATGTAGTTCTGGAGGCTGAGGTATCTGAGCCTGCTATAAACAAAGAACTTAATGAATTGGCTGCTGACACTGCACACTGTTCACCATCcggaaagctgcacagaaaagtAAAGCTTTGCTTAGGAAGAAATAGTAGAGAAAACCGGAAACAGAATATAGAGTTGTGTGTGAAGTATGCAGATGGACTGGCTGTCCCCAGAGAGAAAAGGGCTTGCAGCTCACCAGTGCAGGCCCT
- the DBF4 gene encoding protein DBF4 homolog A isoform X7: MQAKTEKTKSSLKNVKKEVGKPEKLKYKPLTGKVFYLDIPSNVISEKIGKDLKELGGRVESFLSKDISYLVSSKKEAKFAPTLSQISPVPSPESVCNGGNSSPQPSNRKDRQDGSSFKAVDAVRLSRGKSLAEKAIREQELIPSGSILSNALSWGVKILHVDDVKHYIEQKKKELYLIKSTGSSFKDVGKQVTTQKSKTGRLKNPFVKVEDRSRFYRPFYLQLPSFPVLNYCVPKPGSPFEVDKKHPSGQKQTQSKQSQQVKVRTVIFLRRKSRTKINSDKDCRIPVQLHQKDKKRRGYCECCGKKYEDLQTHLESEQHQNFAQSAQYQVVDDIISKFVYEFVEYRDDEKKVKRIKCSTGYFSPIVGKITRPDELKERLKKQRISLKTYSWKDTAMQALRLDRQPAEVQPNSVLVPTPISASFCSILYCHLSQPPGVRSKLRNHGENTRTDCFCATNLGQSVISSNFIQPLPQKDGKSYMENLSQDYEPFRKEILEQEENKKDLQCFQEGVCTLYSHTQVTDFSEKDKNLAQPKRKLNHAGVLPAKCLKKTDANPTFVEKHRDLCDNHQQMQHNVVLEAEVSEPAINKELNELAADTAHCSPSGKLHRKVKLCLGRNSRENRKQNIELCVKYADGLAVPREKRACSSPVQALLELFQTSEIKSEFGGFSVYTDHEDSTGTEDVWEGQNTNVICSLFSSSSSSPFVGF; the protein is encoded by the exons ATgcaagcaaaaacagaaaagacaaaatcttctctgaagaatgtgaaaaaagaagtaggaaaaccagagaaactgaaatataaacCACTCACTGGGAAGGTGTTTTACCTCGATATTCCATCAAATGTGATCTCTGAAAAAATAGGGAAGGATCTTAAAGAACTAGGAGGC agAGTGGAGAGTTTTCTTAGTAAAGATATCAGCTATCTGGTGTCCAGTAAAAAGGAGGCAAAATTTGCACCAACTCTTAGTCAAATTTCTCCAGTTCCTAGCCCAGAATCTGTATGTAATGGAGGAAATAGTTCACCTCAACCCAGCAACCGAAAAGATCGACAGGATGGAAGCTCATTTAAGGCAGTGGATGCA GTACGTTTGAGCAGAGGAAAATCCTTAGCTGAAAAAGCAATCAGAGAGCAG gaattAATCCCCTCTGGTAGCATACTGTCCAATGCTTTGAGCTGGGGAGTGAAAATACTTCATGTTGATG ATGTTAAACATTACAttgaacaaaagaagaaagagctcTACCTAATCAAAAGCACAGGCAGTTCTTTTAAAGATGTG ggAAAACAAGTTACTACTCAAAAGTCAAAAA CAGGTAGACTGAAAAATCCATTTGTGAAGGTGGAAGATAGAAGTCG CTTCTACCGACCATTTTATCTACAGTTACCTAGTTTTCCTGTTCTCAACTACTGTGTTCCAAAACCTGGTAGTCCATTTGAGGTGGATAAGAAGCATCCTTCTGGTCAAAAACAAACTCAGTCTAAGCAAAG cCAGCAGGTAAAGGTGAGGactgtcatttttttaagaaggaaaag CAGAACCAAAATAAATAGTGACAAGGACTGTAGAATTCCTGTTCAGCTCCAtcagaaggacaaaaaaaggagaggatATTGTGAATGTTGTGGGAAGAAATATGAAGATCTACAAACT CATCTTGAAAGTGAACAGCACCAAAACTTTGCACAAAGCGCCCAGTATCAAGTTGTTGATGATATAATCTCCAAGTTTGTTTATGAGTTTGTTGAATACAGGgatgatgaaaaaaaagtgaaaag GATAAAATGTAGTACAGGATATTTTTCTCCTATTGTTGGAAAGATAACTAGACCAGATGAGCTGAAAGAACGACTGAAAAAGCAACGCATTTCATTGAAAACTTACTCGTGGAAAGATACTGCAATGCAGGCACTCAGACTGGATCGTCAGCCTGCAGAAGTACAACCAAATTCTGTGCTGGTGCCTACCcctatttctgcatctttttgttCAATTCTTTACTGTCATCTGTCTCAACCTCCAGGAGTAAGAAGTAAACTCAGAAATCATGGCGAAAATACTAGAACTGATTGCTTCTGTGCCACAAACCTAGGACAGTCTGTAATATCATCCAATTTCATACAACCACTTCCTCAGAAAGATGGTAAATCATATATGGAGAACTTGTCTCAAGATTATGAgccattcagaaaagaaatacttgaacaagaagaaaataaaaaggatttacAGTGTTTTCAGGAAGGCGTGTGTACTTTATATTCTCATACTCAAGTTacagatttcagtgaaaaagacaaaaacttaGCACAGCCTAAACGAAAATTAAATCATGCAGGAGTTCTACCagcaaaatgtttgaaaaaaacagatgcCAATCCTACGTTTGTCGAGAAACATCGTGATTTATGTGATAATCATCAACAGATGCAGCACAATGTAGTTCTGGAGGCTGAGGTATCTGAGCCTGCTATAAACAAAGAACTTAATGAATTGGCTGCTGACACTGCACACTGTTCACCATCcggaaagctgcacagaaaagtAAAGCTTTGCTTAGGAAGAAATAGTAGAGAAAACCGGAAACAGAATATAGAGTTGTGTGTGAAGTATGCAGATGGACTGGCTGTCCCCAGAGAGAAAAGGGCTTGCAGCTCACCAGTGCAGGCCCT